The Patescibacteria group bacterium genome window below encodes:
- the murA gene encoding UDP-N-acetylglucosamine 1-carboxyvinyltransferase, protein MPKFIIQGNKPLSGQIAVAGAKNEALKIIPSALLSEEPLLISNLPDIEDTKRALEIIEDLGGSVNHHNEKTITISISNISKNILEAKFANKIRASIMFIAPLLARQGEAIFPHPGGCVLGADQRPIDLFLEGYKKLGAEISIKDGLYHLKAKRLKGCRYFFTKISVTGTESLLMAATLAEGTTVLENCAMEPEIVSLAKSLNQRGAIIKGAGTPTIVIEGVKKINGGEVKIMPDRIETGTFAILSAATRSPLEITNCEPNHIAALLAIFEKIGIDWEANKDSLTIKKIPKDFPSYSIKTHEYPGFPSDLQSPYTVLMTQANGSAMIHETIYDRRLLFTDMLSQMGAKVTMCDPHRVLIQGPTKLHGRALTSPDLRAGISMIIAGLIAEGKTEIDNIYQIERGYEKIDERLRAIGAEITKIE, encoded by the coding sequence ATGCCAAAATTCATTATACAGGGCAATAAGCCTTTAAGCGGCCAAATAGCCGTTGCTGGAGCTAAAAATGAAGCTCTGAAAATTATCCCTTCGGCTCTCTTGTCCGAAGAACCTTTATTAATCTCCAACTTACCAGACATTGAAGATACTAAAAGAGCCTTAGAGATAATCGAAGACTTAGGTGGCTCGGTAAATCATCATAATGAAAAAACCATCACTATCAGTATTAGCAATATCTCTAAAAATATTCTAGAGGCTAAGTTCGCTAATAAAATAAGAGCTTCCATAATGTTTATCGCTCCACTTTTAGCTAGACAAGGTGAGGCGATTTTTCCTCACCCAGGTGGTTGCGTTCTTGGAGCAGACCAAAGACCCATAGATCTTTTCTTAGAAGGCTATAAAAAACTCGGAGCAGAAATTTCGATCAAAGACGGTCTTTATCATCTAAAAGCTAAGCGACTTAAAGGGTGTCGCTATTTCTTTACCAAGATCAGCGTTACCGGTACAGAAAGCTTACTCATGGCCGCTACTTTAGCTGAAGGTACCACTGTTTTAGAAAATTGTGCCATGGAACCTGAAATAGTTTCTTTAGCTAAAAGTCTTAACCAAAGAGGTGCTATTATTAAAGGCGCTGGTACTCCGACTATTGTCATAGAAGGTGTAAAAAAAATAAACGGCGGAGAAGTTAAAATTATGCCGGACCGAATTGAAACCGGTACTTTTGCCATTCTATCAGCAGCCACTCGTTCACCTTTAGAAATAACTAATTGCGAACCAAATCATATCGCCGCCCTTTTAGCCATTTTTGAAAAGATAGGTATTGATTGGGAGGCTAATAAAGATAGTTTAACTATTAAAAAGATACCTAAAGACTTTCCATCATATAGTATTAAAACCCACGAGTACCCAGGTTTCCCTAGTGACCTCCAATCTCCTTACACCGTCTTAATGACCCAAGCTAATGGTTCTGCTATGATCCATGAAACCATTTATGATCGTCGTCTTTTGTTTACCGACATGCTCTCACAAATGGGTGCAAAAGTAACCATGTGCGATCCTCATCGAGTTTTAATTCAAGGTCCAACCAAATTGCACGGCCGAGCTCTAACTTCTCCAGACCTGCGAGCCGGTATCTCTATGATTATCGCCGGTCTAATCGCCGAAGGTAAAACCGAGATAGATAATATTTATCAGATAGAGCGAGGTTATGAAAAAATTGACGAAAGACTAAGAGCTATTGGTGCGGAAATTACCAAAATAGAATAA
- a CDS encoding magnesium transporter, translated as MRHRIVDTAQALHLIKSLPHQRVHIFLTLPHAIRALILLKVSRVIKLELLKSIPDDQLVVTLEHLDLDAATDIIELMPRRRKKLLGELSSDLRRGVDLLAQFDPQTAVGLMNIDYIQVDINDSVVSVARRFKVHEQRTGRLPAIIVLNEGVLAGYIPGHQLALLDSLNIIKPFIQRIPSIHRSADHKVISQVFKKHPHSKIVVLGDNDNVIGILYSDDVLKLLHERQAASLYDFAGVNNEETVNDSSLTKVRFRYKWLMINLGTAFLAAFTVGLFEGTIAKYVLLAVYMPIVAGMGGNAATQTLAVMVRGIALRQISLQNAWPVIKREVGSGAINGTINGIMVAIIVFLFSGDIKIAIILAMAMIINLVVAGLFGAIVPLIMKRLGKDPATSATIFITTATDVLGFIAFLGLATIILD; from the coding sequence ATGAGACATAGAATTGTTGACACCGCCCAAGCGCTTCATTTAATAAAGTCATTGCCTCATCAGCGAGTGCATATTTTTTTGACCTTGCCTCATGCGATTAGAGCTTTAATCTTATTGAAAGTCTCTCGAGTAATTAAACTTGAATTACTTAAAAGCATACCAGATGATCAACTGGTTGTTACTCTTGAACACCTTGATCTTGATGCGGCTACGGATATTATTGAATTAATGCCTCGTCGTCGAAAGAAACTTTTAGGTGAGTTGTCTTCTGATTTACGTCGCGGTGTTGATCTTTTGGCACAATTTGATCCTCAAACAGCTGTTGGTTTAATGAACATTGATTATATTCAAGTTGACATTAACGATTCCGTGGTTTCGGTAGCCCGAAGATTTAAGGTTCATGAACAGCGTACCGGACGCTTGCCGGCCATTATTGTACTTAATGAGGGGGTTTTAGCTGGTTATATTCCAGGTCATCAACTAGCTTTACTTGACTCTTTAAATATAATAAAGCCTTTTATACAACGTATACCATCAATTCATCGCTCAGCCGACCATAAGGTTATTTCCCAAGTATTTAAAAAACATCCCCACAGTAAGATAGTTGTACTTGGAGATAATGATAACGTTATCGGTATTCTTTATTCAGACGATGTCTTAAAATTATTACATGAACGACAGGCCGCTTCTTTATATGATTTTGCTGGTGTTAATAATGAAGAAACCGTTAACGATTCAAGTTTAACAAAAGTACGGTTTAGGTATAAGTGGCTGATGATTAACTTGGGTACAGCCTTCTTGGCTGCCTTTACTGTTGGTTTGTTTGAGGGCACGATTGCCAAGTATGTTTTATTGGCAGTTTATATGCCGATTGTAGCGGGCATGGGAGGAAACGCCGCTACTCAAACTTTAGCGGTGATGGTACGCGGTATTGCTTTAAGACAAATTTCTTTACAAAATGCTTGGCCGGTGATTAAAAGGGAAGTCGGTTCAGGAGCTATTAATGGTACAATTAACGGTATTATGGTAGCGATTATCGTGTTTCTATTTAGCGGAGATATAAAAATTGCAATTATTCTAGCCATGGCAATGATTATTAACCTAGTGGTTGCCGGTTTATTTGGAGCTATTGTACCTTTAATTATGAAAAGACTTGGTAAGGACCCTGCCACCTCAGCTACTATTTTTATCACTACCGCTACCGACGTACTTGGCTTTATCGCTTTTCTTGGCTTGGCGACAATTATCTTAGATTAA
- a CDS encoding S41 family peptidase, translating into MDNQEKETNNHNPDPVGNFNLSANKQPNNLNRNVSIVILSLICVGTAFFAGFSFGTNNQDSSLGSLVNERFTAQERTKDIDFNLFWSAWDYLQKEYVDGGNLTEKDLFYGAMRGLVGATDDPYSSFLSPEEAREFEEDLSGSFEGIGAEIGIRDNVLTIISPLEDMPAIKAGLQAGDKIYAIDGEDTTGISIEAAVKKIRGPKGTDVTLTIGRSEEDKPMEIVITRDRVVVKSIIVTFREEDGVAVIRVANFNGETRTAFAQAVDQVLIEKPKGLILDMRNNPGGYLETAVAMASYWVDSGPIVIEEFGDGRRDEHQAIGNSPLADFKTVVLINQGSASASEIVAGALRDYEKALLVGKKSFGKGSVQALKPLKDGSIMKITTAKWLTPNGSYIHDEGIMPNIEVDRTMEDREANLDPQFDKALEELKAMFD; encoded by the coding sequence ATGGATAATCAAGAAAAAGAAACAAACAATCATAATCCTGATCCTGTCGGTAACTTTAACCTTTCGGCTAATAAACAGCCTAATAACCTTAATAGGAATGTTAGTATTGTTATTTTGTCTTTAATTTGTGTTGGAACAGCTTTTTTTGCGGGTTTTAGTTTTGGAACCAATAATCAAGACTCAAGTTTAGGTTCTTTAGTTAATGAGCGTTTTACTGCACAAGAAAGAACTAAGGATATTGATTTTAACTTGTTTTGGAGTGCTTGGGATTATTTACAAAAAGAATATGTGGATGGAGGCAACTTAACCGAGAAAGATTTGTTTTACGGAGCTATGCGCGGACTGGTGGGAGCGACTGACGATCCTTATTCCTCTTTCTTAAGTCCCGAGGAAGCTAGAGAGTTTGAAGAAGATTTGTCCGGTTCTTTTGAGGGCATTGGTGCTGAGATAGGAATTAGGGATAATGTTTTAACCATTATTTCTCCCCTAGAGGATATGCCAGCCATTAAAGCTGGACTACAGGCCGGTGATAAAATTTATGCCATTGATGGTGAGGATACGACCGGCATAAGTATAGAAGCGGCAGTGAAGAAGATTAGGGGACCAAAAGGTACAGATGTTACCTTAACTATTGGTAGGTCTGAAGAAGATAAGCCAATGGAAATTGTTATTACCAGAGACAGAGTGGTGGTTAAAAGTATTATTGTTACTTTTAGGGAAGAAGACGGGGTGGCGGTTATTAGAGTAGCTAATTTTAATGGAGAAACCAGGACGGCTTTTGCCCAGGCAGTTGATCAAGTTTTAATCGAGAAGCCCAAGGGTTTGATTCTTGATATGAGAAATAATCCCGGTGGTTACTTGGAAACCGCTGTAGCGATGGCTAGTTACTGGGTTGACAGCGGTCCGATTGTTATTGAAGAATTTGGAGATGGCCGCAGAGATGAACACCAAGCTATTGGCAACTCTCCTTTGGCTGATTTTAAGACTGTGGTTTTAATTAACCAGGGTAGTGCCTCAGCTTCAGAAATTGTGGCCGGTGCTTTACGTGATTATGAAAAAGCTTTATTGGTTGGTAAAAAGAGTTTTGGTAAAGGTTCAGTACAAGCCCTAAAGCCACTTAAAGACGGTTCAATTATGAAAATTACTACTGCTAAATGGCTTACCCCTAACGGCTCTTATATTCATGATGAAGGAATTATGCCAAATATAGAGGTTGATAGAACCATGGAAGATAGAGAAGCAAATCTTGATCCTCAATTTGACAAAGCTCTAGAAGAACTTAAGGCGATGTTTGATTAA
- a CDS encoding type II secretion system protein: protein MNYIFKLKNIFKPKQTKGFTLIEVAVAVIIMSLAFSGFMAVIIMSRESEMVAKNNLIAAGLAKEAFDSVRYMRDYNYSQNNEPFLGLMNAPEEFWSDPYYFTIGFSFNSAAGLSPFYLAESANQTVQTAEFLRSDGDRYGYDNNNVSPTIFRRLVTSTYHEDAGQAPYLTITVQTYWKQDNKSNIYELTGILSDWH from the coding sequence ATGAATTATATTTTTAAACTAAAAAATATTTTTAAACCAAAACAAACTAAAGGCTTTACTTTAATAGAGGTGGCTGTAGCGGTTATTATTATGTCTTTGGCCTTTAGCGGTTTTATGGCGGTTATTATTATGAGCCGCGAATCTGAGATGGTGGCTAAAAATAATTTAATTGCCGCTGGTTTAGCTAAAGAAGCTTTTGATTCAGTTAGGTATATGAGGGATTATAATTATTCGCAAAATAATGAGCCTTTTTTGGGTTTAATGAATGCACCAGAAGAATTTTGGAGTGATCCTTATTATTTTACCATTGGCTTTAGTTTTAATTCTGCTGCTGGTCTTTCACCCTTTTATTTAGCGGAAAGCGCTAATCAAACAGTACAGACGGCTGAGTTTTTAAGAAGTGACGGTGATCGCTACGGTTATGATAACAACAATGTATCACCAACGATTTTTCGCCGTTTGGTAACCTCCACTTATCATGAGGATGCTGGGCAAGCACCTTACCTGACCATTACGGTGCAAACTTATTGGAAACAAGATAATAAATCAAATATTTATGAACTTACAGGCATACTATCAGACTGGCACTAA
- a CDS encoding prepilin-type N-terminal cleavage/methylation domain-containing protein — translation MNLQAYYQTGTKARSAKRFKKAFTLVEVMVAVTIFSMAIVVAFAVFSRSIDSQSKSTASKNLQESLSYAMSYMMNDLATARPGGGASCSASACSGDNLFFCSPNEQTLYFMDGQNDCVAYQLVEDGDFNRLRVNRDGHQTFLILGDIDINSFKVTTHNITSLTKPSGFVSVGLSAAHTKGLHREPLLLQSSAVLSEETIDPNDG, via the coding sequence ATGAACTTACAGGCATACTATCAGACTGGCACTAAAGCACGTAGTGCTAAGCGTTTTAAAAAAGCCTTTACCTTGGTTGAGGTAATGGTGGCGGTGACTATTTTTTCCATGGCTATAGTGGTAGCTTTTGCTGTTTTTTCGCGCTCCATAGATAGTCAATCAAAATCCACAGCCTCCAAGAATCTTCAAGAGTCTTTGTCTTATGCCATGTCTTATATGATGAACGATTTAGCAACCGCTCGTCCAGGTGGCGGTGCGAGTTGTTCAGCTTCGGCTTGCTCCGGAGATAATTTATTCTTTTGTTCACCTAATGAACAAACTCTTTATTTTATGGATGGACAAAATGATTGTGTAGCTTATCAGTTGGTAGAAGACGGGGATTTTAATCGCTTGCGTGTTAACCGTGATGGTCATCAAACTTTTTTGATTTTAGGAGATATAGACATTAATTCTTTTAAGGTTACTACGCATAACATAACCTCTTTAACTAAACCTTCAGGCTTTGTTTCAGTCGGCTTATCGGCAGCTCATACTAAGGGATTGCACCGTGAACCTTTATTATTACAATCTTCGGCGGTTTTGTCTGAGGAGACAATTGACCCCAATGACGGTTAA
- a CDS encoding prepilin-type N-terminal cleavage/methylation domain-containing protein, with amino-acid sequence MKTFIRQGFTIIEIAVTLAIVAVIFTFILANSGTTKNSTGSRLAIEALTSDIRMAANKALASETFQLEEPGGWGIFIDAENKTYAVFADLNSDNQYELKEKYKDVDLPETISSLSFTAYSDPPNGLPSPLTIVFPLQRGEALVNGVLMSLEAALVLITIQDNKNGMSADLWVNSSGAVGVEFD; translated from the coding sequence ATGAAAACTTTCATTCGTCAAGGATTTACCATTATAGAAATAGCCGTTACCTTAGCGATTGTTGCCGTAATTTTTACTTTTATTTTAGCTAATTCCGGAACAACTAAAAATAGTACAGGTAGCCGTTTGGCGATTGAAGCTTTAACTAGCGACATTAGAATGGCCGCCAATAAAGCTCTAGCTTCCGAAACTTTTCAATTAGAAGAGCCAGGTGGTTGGGGAATATTTATTGATGCTGAAAATAAAACCTACGCGGTTTTTGCTGACCTTAACTCAGACAATCAATACGAGTTAAAAGAGAAGTATAAAGATGTAGATTTACCGGAAACCATTTCAAGTTTGTCCTTTACTGCTTATTCAGATCCTCCCAATGGATTACCATCTCCCTTAACTATTGTTTTTCCCCTGCAAAGAGGAGAAGCTTTGGTTAATGGAGTATTAATGAGTTTGGAGGCTGCCCTTGTTTTAATTACCATACAAGACAATAAAAACGGAATGTCTGCTGATCTTTGGGTTAATAGTTCTGGTGCTGTTGGTGTGGAATTTGATTAA